The DNA region GCGCCGATACCCGAGGTCTTCTGGGTGGCGATCTGCTGGAAGGCGTTTAGGATTCCGACGACGGTTCCGAAGAGGCCGATAAAGGGGGCTGTCGAACCGATGGTCGCCAGACCGCCAAGGCCGCGCTTCAGCTTCGCATGGACGATAGCTTCAGAACGCTCGAGAGCGCGCTTGGAGCTTTCTACCTGCTGCTCGGTGATGCTGCCGCCGGAACCGAAGCTGCGGAACTCCTGCAGGCCAGCCGTGACAACCTCTGCCAGATGGGACTTCTTGGAACGGTCTGCAACCTTGATCGCCTCATCGAGACGGCCGTCCTTCAACGCGCCGGCAACCTTCGGCGCGAACTCGCGCGACTGCTTACGGGCTGCGGAGAAGTACAGAGCACGATCGATGATGACAGCCAGCGACCAGATCGACATGATGAAAAGAATGATGACGACGCAGCGGGCGAGCCAGCCCATGTTGCTCCAGAGACCGAGGACACTGAAGCTGACCTGGGCTTCCTGGAAAAACAAGCCGAGCGAAGTAGGTACGTGAGCGAAATTTGCGAGATGAGCGAGAATCACTTGGATATTTCCTCCTGGTGTAAATCTATTCTTCTGAAGCTTGACCCGTGAATACCCCGAACGTACGACAAAGCTTCAGGGAGGCTCACGGATAGACGGTGCTGAGCCTGCAAAGGTTGTTCTAGCCGCCCATATTGAAGTTGACGGACACGGTCGTATCGACTTCCGTGGGTTCGCCATTCAGGATATACGGCTTGTAGCGCCAGGTGCGAACGGCATCGACCGCACTTGCCCGCAACATCTCTGGCCCGCTGATTACCTGCAAGTTCGTAATACTCCCGGTCTTGGAGATAATGGCGTGCAGAACGACTGTGCCCGAAACGTGCGCTGCGCGTGCAATCGGAGGATAGGTCGGGTTAACCCCCCCAATCTTGTTACCAGCGACAACGCCGCTCGATACGCGGACGACCTTTGGCTTCTCCACGCGAACCACAGGAGCGGGAGCTGAACCGATACCGCCCATGACACCACCGGGGACGCCGCTGCCACTACCCATGCCGCTCATTCCGGCGACACCCGCAACTTGCGGGGGAGGGGCAGCATCTTCCTTCAGCATCTTGATGTCTTTGGGGATCTTGGTCGGCGCATGAAGGCCCTGATCGATCTCAGAGACCATCTTGATGGGCTTGACGATCTGCTGCGGCGGTGGCGGTGGAGGCGGGGGTGGAGGCGGCGGGGGCGCCGTCAACATCGCCGTCAACGCGGTATGGGGCAGCGCTTCAGGATACAGCAGTGGAATCAAGATCATGGTCGCCACGATCAGACCATTGAAGACGAGCGTAACGATCATCCAATACTTGGATTTGCTCTTGATCTTTCCACCGGACTCGATAATTGAATCTTCAAACATAATATGCAGCCTCTTTACTGTGAAGAAGAGCTATGTTTCTTAGACACCGCGCCGTCCGAATTTGTTCCCAGTCGAGATCTAACTCCTGATGCCACCCAACCGATTATGTTCTGGCCCGCTTTGCCGCAGGCAGAACAGCCGTCTTGCCCCGCTTTGCCCGCCACTCCTGGTACGCCACCAGCATCGGTGCCGCCACAGCAATAGAGGAGTACGTCCCAATCAAAATACCGACCACCAACGCGAAGGAGAAGCCATTCAGCACCTCACCGCCAAACAAATACAGGCAGAGCACCGTCATAAATGTCAGACCCGATGAGATCACGGTTCTGCTCAGTGTCTGGTTAATGCTCCGGTTTACCAGATCGCCCAGGGGTTCCCTCCGCGAGAGCGCGAGGTTCTCGCGTATGCGGTCGAAGACGACGATAGTGTCGTTCATCGAGTAACCGATCAAGGTAAGAATTGCAGCGATAACCGTAAGCGTAATTTCTTTGTTCGTCAAACTGAAAGCGCCGATGGTGATGAGCGTATCGTGAAACACCGCGGCAACCGCAGCCACGCCGTAGATCAGCTCAAACCGAAACCACAGGTAGATGAGCATTCCCAGCAGTGAGTACAGCGTTGCCTCGATGGCCTGCTCCTGCAACTGCTTACCGGCGGTAGGACCTACAATCTGGACCTGCTCGATAGTGAAGGCGGAGTCGTGGTAGTTCGCCGACAAGGCATGTTCGACGGCCTCACGCCCCGCATCATGCGCCGTATCGGTCGCGGTGGACTCAGGCAGCGAAATGATGACCTTGTTCGCCGCATGGCCGCTGGGGTCGCTGACGCGCTGAATGGTAAAGTCGCGCACGCCAGCCTGGTCCATGGCATGACGGACGTGCTCTTCATTCGGCATCTGGGTGAAGTCGACGCGGATCTGCGTGCCGCCCTTGAAGTCCACGCCTAGCGGAACATGGTGCCAGAACGCCATGCTCAAAATGCCGGCGATTGAAAAAACCAGAGAAAACCCCAGGAAATACCACTTCTTCCCGAGCCAGTCGATATTCGGATTATGAAACAGTTCCACGCTCTTACGCCCTCAGCGGCAGCCCATCGGGTCCCGCAATCTCTCAAACAAAAAATCTAAATCGGCACTGCCGCGAGCTAAATCGACAGCGTTGCGCCGCGTTCTTTTCTCTCCAGAATCGCATCGAAGATAACCCTCGACACGTAGACCGCAGTAAACAAATTGGCCAGAAGACCGAACACTAGCGTCACCGCAAAACCCTGCACCGGCCCCGATCCGAAAAGGAACAGGATCGCTGCCGACACGATGGTCGTGACGTGGGTATCGAAGATGGTGGTCCAGGCATGGGCAAAGCCCTGCTGCACGGCGACGGGAGTGCTCTTGCCATTACGCAGCTCTTCACGAATACGCTCGAAGATCAGCACGTTCGAGTCGACGCCCATACCAATGGTCAAGATGACGCCGGCAATACCCGGCAGCGTCAGCGTCGCCCCTGCAAATCCCATGAAGCCCAGCAGAATCACCAGGTTCAGGATCAGCGCCAGGTCCGCATTGATACCCGCGCCCTTGTAGTAGATCAGCATGAAGATCATGACTGCCAACATGCCGGCGACGGCTGCAATGACACCCTGACGGATGGAGGCCGCACCCAGACTCGGGCCGACGACCCTGGTTTCAAGGTAAGAGATCGACGCAGGCAGCGCGCCCGTGCGAAGCATCAACGAAAGGTCTGATGCCTGCTGCTTGGTGAAGCCACCTGTGATCTCGCCGTTATCGCGAATGGCACCATCGATTGAAGCAACCTCGCGGACCTTGTTGTCCAGCAGGATAGCCATCGAACCCGGCGTTGCACTGCTTTTACTGTGCGTCGAGGTGTACTTGTAGAAGCGGTCGCCCGCCTCGGTCGTGAGGGTGAAATGGATGTTCGGGCGGCCGTTCTGGTCGGTCGACGGCTGCGCGTCACGGAAGTCCGTGCCTTCTACCTCGCTGTTACGCTTCAGCAGCCAGACCTGGTCGGGCATCCCGGCAGAACCCGAGCCATGCATCAGCATGGAGTCCGGAGGAATCGCTCCATTGTTGGCCTGCAAGGCTTCCGCATCGGTGCCGTAGGGTCCGCCCACAACTGCATGAATCGACAGCTTCGCGGTGGACTGAATTACATCTTCCACTTCGGCTGGATCTTTGACGCCGGGTAGTTCGACGAGAATCTCGTTTTCGCCAAGGCCATACTTCTGAATCTGCGGCTCGGTTACACCCAGCTTGTCGATACGCTCGCGGATCGTGTCGATCGATGTATTGAGCGTCCGCAGGTTCAGATCGGCGATCGCCGACGGCTTCATCGTCAGCGTCGAATTGCCGGCGGAGTTAGTCGCCACATCGTAATTGGCGTAGTCGTTACCCTCGAGCACGCCTCGTGCATCGGCCAGCTTCGTCGGCGGAATTCCGCTGACGACGATGGTCTCGGGATTCGCCGGATCGGTCTTGCCCACGGTCGCCCCGGTAATGCCCGCCTTCTGCAGATCGGCTTCGAGCCGCGCGACGTCGTGATCGGTGGTCGAGGTCACCGCCTCGGCCACGTGCACCTGCAGCACAAGGTGGACGCCACCTTTGAGGTCAAGCCCAAGATTGATATGCCTCAGAATCGACTGCTTCAGGCCACCATGCGGTATGCCAAGGAAGCCGAAGACGAAGACCAACAATATCCCTACGATGAATGCCGCCTTAGCGGTCAGATTCTTGCCCATGATCTTTATTGAAGGAACGACCGGCAGCACCAGATTGCGGCACAGCGATCGTCATCCTTACTTCTTCCTCGTCCGTAAATTAACGGTTGTATCTCAGCTTGCTAAAAATGTCTGTATCGAATGCCCTGCAGATTCTATGCTGCCGGCGTATCGGTCGTCACTGCGGCGACGGCCTGCTTGGCGAACTCCAGCTTCACTCCGTCCGGCTGGACGCGCAGAATGAGGCCATCTTCCTTCACTGTGATAATGGTTCCCTTAATGCCGCCATTGGTCGTGACACGGTCGCCGGGCTTCAACTCCGACAACATGGTCTGCCACTTTTTCTGCTTCCTCTGGTTCGGCACGATCATCAAAAAGTAAAGCGCAACAAAGAACAGGATCGGCAGCGCCAGTCCGCCCAAATTGCCCAGCCCAAATCCGCCTGCCGCACTCTGCAACCACATTGCCAGCATCAATAAAACTCCGTTCCACCGCTTAAACTCACTGCAGCCCGCGCAGCTTTGAAACATGCGCAATTGAAGCGCTCAAACCGACGCGGCTTCGCTATCAGGCCGTAAAAGGGTGCCTAGCCCCTAAGCATCGCGTAACCGTCACGCCATGTCAAGGCGATGCCATGCTGGCGCCCCGTTGCTGCGACTTATTCCACCAGAAGCCGCCGCGAAAGCTGCTCCACCGTCTGGCCCAGCGTCAGCTTCGGACCCTCGCACAATCCGCTATGCACCGGCGAGACCTGAATGATCGTACTGCGCGGCGAAACCAGCCAGTGAAACCGCTCGCGCTGGCTCAGTCGCGCAATCGGTCCAGCCGATGGATCACCCGCGCAGATCTTCGGAATCGCCTCCAAGTGCTTTCGTACCAGTTCGATATCCACCTCAGGCCAAAGCGCCTTCAGCCGCGCCTCGTCCACCTGCACGCGGGCCTCAAGAAAGCGGTGCTCCAGGCAGAACACGATGACGCCCGCATTGATAAACTCTCCTCGCTCGACGCGCGGCACCACACGCACAACGGCGTAATCAAACGAGCTCGGCACGGGCACGGATCGCCTCCTCAACAAATTTTGATGAACCCTTCAGCCGCCGTGTGAAGAAGTCGAGATACACCGCTCGTTTCTCCTCCGCACTCAAATCCTTCGCCTCGGGCAGCAGCCAAGCGTCGGGCACATCCTCCAGAATCGCCGCAAAAACCTCTGGATTGAGTTTTTTATGAGCCACAGCATCGGCCTCTTCGAGGGCACTCGCCCAGGGCAGAAGAATATGCTGCTTCACCTGTCCGAACGGACTCTCGGCCTTGTCGGCCATGCTCTTCCAGTCGTGATGAAAGTACAGCGCCGCTCCGTGATCGATGAAGTGAAGCTCCCGGTGCCAGCACAGCAGGTTCGCATTCCGCGCCGTGCGGTCCACATTGGCAACAAACGCATCGAACCAAACGGCCAGCGATGCCGTCTCCGCGTCTGCGGTATCTCCGGCTGCCGGGTCGAACATTGACGATCCCGGCAGATAATCCAGCGCCAGATTCAACCCCACGCTCGCACGCAGCAGGTCGCGAATCTCCTCATCCGGCTCGTTCCGTCCCAGCGCCGCGTCCACATCTACCAACACCAGCTCAGGAACCCGCAGTCCCAGCGCTCGGCCTATCTCGCCAGCAACCAACTCCGCCACCAGCGCCAGCGGCCCCTGTCCCGCGCCACGAAACTTCAGCACATACAGGCCCAGATCGTCGGTCTCGATAATCGCAGGCAGCGATCCGCCCTCGCGGAGCGCTGTAACGTACTGTGTCGCCCGAACCGTTCGAATCATCCCTCACAGTGTAGCGATTCGAACCTACTTGCCGCCCGCAGCCGTCTCCTTTGGCGCTGGCTGAAACTCCACCATCATCCATGTCTTCAACGCATCGATACTCTGCGGTCGTCCCAAAAAGTCCTTCACCAGCACCGCCGCGGGCCTGGTCGCACCCTGCTCCAGCACGGTCCTGCGGTAGCGCATCGCCGTCGGCCCATCCAGCAGATTTGCCTTGTCGAACTGCGCGAAGAAGTCCACCGCAATCACCTTATCGAGCACATAGGTGTAGTAGTTCGACGCGTATCCGGTCAGGTGCGTGAAACTCGTATACATGCGGTCGCCATCAACAAACGTGAACGGCGAAAACCGCTTCGTATCCTCCTGCAGCAGAGCGTCAAAGTCCACATCGGCCGGCGGGCGGTCATGCAGTTGCAGCGAATAGTTCGCATACAGCAACTGCCGCTGCACCCAGCGTCCACGCCCGTAGGCGTCGGCGGCATTCATCCGCTCAAACAGGTCCGCCGGAATCGTCGCGCCCGTCTTATAGTTCTTGGCAAACGAAGAGATGATCGTCTTGTCGCGGAACATCTCTTCGAGCATCTGCGAGGGAGCCTCGACAAAATCTCCCTCGACGTTGAAGCCGCCCTGTCCCGACCACTGCCCCTGCCCGCCAAGAACGTGATGCATCAGGTGGCCGAACTCGTGAAAGAACGTCACCACCTCGCTGTACTCCATCAGCCCCGGATCGCCCGCCGTTCCACCGGAGAAGTTGCAGATCAGCGCACCCTCAGGAAGCTGACGCCCGCGAATCCCCGGGACCATCGGCGCGCTCGAGAACCACTTGTCTTTACCCTCGCGTGGGTGCATGTCAAGATAGATCCGGCCCAGCTTCTTCCCCTTGTTCGCGCCCCCTGTATCGAACACGTCGAAGACCGCCACCGAGGCGTCCCACGTCTTTGCGTCCGTTACCGGCCTGAACTCGACATGGAACAGCCGTGCAGCCGTCTTCAAGATTCCCGCCTGCACCTCGTTATAAGGAAAGTAGGGGCGCACGCTCTGCGCATCAAAGTTGTACTTCGAGCGGCGGTACTGCTCCGACCAGTACCCGGCGTCCGCATCGGAGATGCTGCTCAACCCGGGCTGCTGTTTCTGCGCAAAGGCCAGCAGCTCCCCATACTCACGCTTGCCGATCTCCCGCGATGCATCGTCCACCTGATTCAGAAAAGCCTTCAGATTGCTGGCCGAGCCGATCATCTGATCCGCCGTCGCCAGGTCCGCATAGGTGGCATAGCCAAGTGTCGTCGCCAACTCCTGCCGCGCCATCAGAATGTCCTTCAGAACCGCCACATTCTTCGGATAAGCCCGGTCCGTATAAGCGAGAAACATGCGTTTGCGCAGGTCAGCGTCCTTGGCAAAACTCATCACCGGCGTGCTGTCCGGCGAGTCGGTCGTCAGCGTGTACGTCCCATCGGCGGCGGGTTTATGCCGTGCAATATAGTCGGCGGGCAGACCATCCAACTGGGCCTTCGTCGCCGTCACCTTGCGCACATCATCGGCGATATTTCTGCCGAAGACCAGTGACTGCGCGGTAATCCTGTCCTGCAACTGGCGAATCTTCGCCCGCGTTGCATCGTCCTTATCCACACCCGAAAGCCTGTACTCCAGCAGCGTCCGCTCCAGATAGTGTTTCGTCGCCGCGTCGTTGGCGGGCAGCGGAACCGCCGCCAGCGCTTTGTAGACTTTCTGGTTCAGGCTCAGATCGGTCGCAGCAGAAGCGACCGCTGCCACCATCGCCTGTCCCTTATTGCGCACCTCCGCCGAGTCGCCCACCGCAAACATCAGGTACGACTCATTGCCCGCGATCGCCAACTCATTCTGCGCGTCATCGAAGGGCCGCAGCGTGTTCTCCACCGTATGCGCGCCCGTCACCGCGATCACCTTATCGATGTTCGCCTGCGCCGCCGCCAGCCGGTGCTGCGCCCACGCATCGAGCGACGCCGGATCGCTCCCCTCATTCCACACGTGTAGCGGATCTTGGGTATTCGCCTGTGCCTGCGCTGCAATCGAGAGGGCCACGATCAGCGCCCCCGCTCCGACTCGGACTCCGGCGCCCCATAAACCGGCACGAACGATTCCCTTGGACCGCGACAAGAAATTGATGGCCACATAGGCTCCTCATGTAAAAAGGTTGAAGCTGCAAATACTTTCGTTCCGCGAGTATATCGCTGCGAAGCAGCCGAAAAGGAACAAATTCAATGGCCCTCACCGACACCTCGGAAGACCTCGCCGCCATCGCCCGACAGGAAGCCAAGCTCATCTTTCCCACCTTTGACGCCGAAACCGCATGGCGCCTCGGCACCTCCCTCCGCGAACTCGCCGTCGCCCGCGGCCACGCCATCGTCATCGATATCCGCCGCTTCGGTCACCCGCATCAGCCGCTCTTCTACACCGCGCTCGCAGGAACTACTCCCGACAACGCCCGTTGGGTCGAACACAAATCGAACGTGGTCGCCCGCTTCCACCGCAGCTCCTATCAGGTAGGCCTCTACCTCAAACACAACAACACCACGCTCGTCGAAAAATATTCCCTGTCCGACTCTGAATATGCCACTCACGGGGGCAGCTTCCCCATCCACGTCGCCGGAGCAGGCATCATCGGCAGTGTCACCGTCTCCGGCCTGCCGCAGCGCGAAGACCACAACCTCGTCGTCGAAGCGCTCTGCCACGAACTCCGCCTCGACCACGATAAACTCCGCCTCCCCGGCTAGAAGCCTATCAATCGACCACGGATCAACACGGATCATCGCGGATAAAGACCGGAACGCAAAAATCTCTGTGGTCTTTAAAAATCAGCGCAAATCCGCGTTCATCCGTGGTCGTTCTGTTTTTAAATCGGTGTGATCGGCGCCTACCGGTGTTAAGTTTTCCCAGAATCCCGAAGCGCCTGCACCGCCGCCAGATGGCCGCACATCCCATGCACCCCGCCCCCCGGCGGCGTTGAAGCCGAGCACAGATACAGCCCCTTCGCCCCCGTCCGGTACAGCGACAGCGCAGGCCGCGCCACCATCTGCCCAACCGTCATTGCACCGCCCGAAATATCCCCACCAATGAGGTTCGCATCCCAGTCTTCGAGCGCCTGCGTCCCCATCACATGCCGCGCCAGCACACACTCCCGAAAGCCGGGGGCAAACCGTTCCATCTGCGCCTCGATTGCCTCCACCGCCGACCCCTCCCACCCATTCGGCACATGACAATATCCCCACGCCGTATGCTTCCCCGCAGGCGCACGCGTCGCGTCGAACAGACTCGGCTGCGTCACCAGCACAAAAGGCCGCGCCGCAATCTCCCCCCGCCAGGGCGCACTCTCCGCAGCCGCAATCTCTTCCATCGTTCCGCCGACATGCACCGTCGCCGCGCGTAGACACTCCTTTGCCCGCCACGGAATCGCCTCGCTCAGCGCCCAATCCACCTTGAACGCCCCCGGCCCATAGGCAAACCGCTCCATCTTCTTCGCATAGCCCTGCGACAGCCGCGCTCCGGCAATCTGCCGTAACTGCTGCGGCGAAACATCACACAAGATCGCGTCCACCTCTCCCAACTCACGCAGATCCGAGATCTTTGCTCCCGTCCGAATCTCCCCACCAAGGCTCACAAAATAAGCCGCCAGCGCATCCGAGATTGCCTGCGCGCCGCCCTCGGCGATCGGCCAGCCAAACGCGTGTCCCGCCGCGCCCAGCACCAGCCCAACCGCCGCGCTCATCACACTCTCCAGCGGCCTCACCGAATGCGCCGCGCACCCGGCAAACAAGGCCCGCGCCCGCTCGCCGCGAAACAACATCTTCCCCAAAGCAGTAGCGGGCAGCATCGCGAACACGCCAAACCGAGCCAGCAACAAAGGATGCCGAGGCACGTGCAGCACCGGCCCCAGCAACTCGCCGCATAACTCTGTCCAACTCTCGACAAGCGGCTCCATCAGCCGCCGCCAGGCCGCCGCATCCTCACCAAGCCCCGCCGCCGTCGCCTCGAGGCTATGCTCAAGCATGACCGCCGAACCATCAGCCAGAGGATGCGCCATCGCCGCCGCAGGTTCAATCCACCGCAGCCCAAACTGCTCCAGCGGAAGCTGTCGGAAGAACGGCGAAGCCACGCCCAGCGGATAGACCGAAGATCCCACATCGTGTCGAAACCCCGGTAGCGTCAACTCCGCCGTCCGCGCCGCCCCACCCACAGTCTCCGCAGCCTCAAAGACGGTCGTCGCCACGCCCGCCCGAGCCAAAGTAATCGCCGCGCTCAAACCATTTGGCCCCGCCCCGACAATCGCCGCCCGCTTCATCTCAAGCAAAGCATAGCGTAGTCAGGCAGCGCTCATCGGTCCAGCTTGGCCGAAGCCAGCACCGCCTCCGCAAAAGAAACAGGCTGGCGGTCCGCCTACAAAGTTGACTGGGAACCCACAGCAGCAACCATCTCGGAACGCACCCGCTCCATCGTCGCCAGATAGAAGTGCAGGTTATGCACCGAGTTCAACGTAAGCCCCAGCGCCTCCCCCGACACATACAAGTGCCGTAAATAAGCCCGCGAATACCTCCGGCAAACCATGCAACCGCACGTTTCATCGATCGGCCGGGCATCCTCGGCATACTCCTTGCGCTTGATGTTCATACGCACCACCGGACCACCAGCCTCCTCGCGCATAAACACCAGCCCATGCCGCCCCGCCCGCGTCGGCAGCACGCAGTCCATCATGTCCACGCCCATTCGCGCATACTCTTCAATCTCGTCGGGATAGCCCACGCCCATCACATAACGCGGCTTGTCCTTTGGCAACCACTCCAACGTCCGCGCAATCATCTCTCGCGTC from Edaphobacter paludis includes:
- a CDS encoding MotA/TolQ/ExbB proton channel family protein, with amino-acid sequence MILAHLANFAHVPTSLGLFFQEAQVSFSVLGLWSNMGWLARCVVIILFIMSIWSLAVIIDRALYFSAARKQSREFAPKVAGALKDGRLDEAIKVADRSKKSHLAEVVTAGLQEFRSFGSGGSITEQQVESSKRALERSEAIVHAKLKRGLGGLATIGSTAPFIGLFGTVVGILNAFQQIATQKTSGIGAVAGGISEALVTTAMGLLVAIPAVMTFNYFTGKVEAFDVEMDNSSSELVDYFIKQSHR
- a CDS encoding TonB family protein, with amino-acid sequence MFEDSIIESGGKIKSKSKYWMIVTLVFNGLIVATMILIPLLYPEALPHTALTAMLTAPPPPPPPPPPPPPQQIVKPIKMVSEIDQGLHAPTKIPKDIKMLKEDAAPPPQVAGVAGMSGMGSGSGVPGGVMGGIGSAPAPVVRVEKPKVVRVSSGVVAGNKIGGVNPTYPPIARAAHVSGTVVLHAIISKTGSITNLQVISGPEMLRASAVDAVRTWRYKPYILNGEPTEVDTTVSVNFNMGG
- the secF gene encoding protein translocase subunit SecF; its protein translation is MELFHNPNIDWLGKKWYFLGFSLVFSIAGILSMAFWHHVPLGVDFKGGTQIRVDFTQMPNEEHVRHAMDQAGVRDFTIQRVSDPSGHAANKVIISLPESTATDTAHDAGREAVEHALSANYHDSAFTIEQVQIVGPTAGKQLQEQAIEATLYSLLGMLIYLWFRFELIYGVAAVAAVFHDTLITIGAFSLTNKEITLTVIAAILTLIGYSMNDTIVVFDRIRENLALSRREPLGDLVNRSINQTLSRTVISSGLTFMTVLCLYLFGGEVLNGFSFALVVGILIGTYSSIAVAAPMLVAYQEWRAKRGKTAVLPAAKRART
- the secD gene encoding protein translocase subunit SecD, giving the protein MGKNLTAKAAFIVGILLVFVFGFLGIPHGGLKQSILRHINLGLDLKGGVHLVLQVHVAEAVTSTTDHDVARLEADLQKAGITGATVGKTDPANPETIVVSGIPPTKLADARGVLEGNDYANYDVATNSAGNSTLTMKPSAIADLNLRTLNTSIDTIRERIDKLGVTEPQIQKYGLGENEILVELPGVKDPAEVEDVIQSTAKLSIHAVVGGPYGTDAEALQANNGAIPPDSMLMHGSGSAGMPDQVWLLKRNSEVEGTDFRDAQPSTDQNGRPNIHFTLTTEAGDRFYKYTSTHSKSSATPGSMAILLDNKVREVASIDGAIRDNGEITGGFTKQQASDLSLMLRTGALPASISYLETRVVGPSLGAASIRQGVIAAVAGMLAVMIFMLIYYKGAGINADLALILNLVILLGFMGFAGATLTLPGIAGVILTIGMGVDSNVLIFERIREELRNGKSTPVAVQQGFAHAWTTIFDTHVTTIVSAAILFLFGSGPVQGFAVTLVFGLLANLFTAVYVSRVIFDAILERKERGATLSI
- the yajC gene encoding preprotein translocase subunit YajC produces the protein MLAMWLQSAAGGFGLGNLGGLALPILFFVALYFLMIVPNQRKQKKWQTMLSELKPGDRVTTNGGIKGTIITVKEDGLILRVQPDGVKLEFAKQAVAAVTTDTPAA
- a CDS encoding DUF3037 domain-containing protein — its product is MPSSFDYAVVRVVPRVERGEFINAGVIVFCLEHRFLEARVQVDEARLKALWPEVDIELVRKHLEAIPKICAGDPSAGPIARLSQRERFHWLVSPRSTIIQVSPVHSGLCEGPKLTLGQTVEQLSRRLLVE
- a CDS encoding HipA family kinase encodes the protein MIRTVRATQYVTALREGGSLPAIIETDDLGLYVLKFRGAGQGPLALVAELVAGEIGRALGLRVPELVLVDVDAALGRNEPDEEIRDLLRASVGLNLALDYLPGSSMFDPAAGDTADAETASLAVWFDAFVANVDRTARNANLLCWHRELHFIDHGAALYFHHDWKSMADKAESPFGQVKQHILLPWASALEEADAVAHKKLNPEVFAAILEDVPDAWLLPEAKDLSAEEKRAVYLDFFTRRLKGSSKFVEEAIRARAELV
- a CDS encoding M3 family metallopeptidase; the encoded protein is MAINFLSRSKGIVRAGLWGAGVRVGAGALIVALSIAAQAQANTQDPLHVWNEGSDPASLDAWAQHRLAAAQANIDKVIAVTGAHTVENTLRPFDDAQNELAIAGNESYLMFAVGDSAEVRNKGQAMVAAVASAATDLSLNQKVYKALAAVPLPANDAATKHYLERTLLEYRLSGVDKDDATRAKIRQLQDRITAQSLVFGRNIADDVRKVTATKAQLDGLPADYIARHKPAADGTYTLTTDSPDSTPVMSFAKDADLRKRMFLAYTDRAYPKNVAVLKDILMARQELATTLGYATYADLATADQMIGSASNLKAFLNQVDDASREIGKREYGELLAFAQKQQPGLSSISDADAGYWSEQYRRSKYNFDAQSVRPYFPYNEVQAGILKTAARLFHVEFRPVTDAKTWDASVAVFDVFDTGGANKGKKLGRIYLDMHPREGKDKWFSSAPMVPGIRGRQLPEGALICNFSGGTAGDPGLMEYSEVVTFFHEFGHLMHHVLGGQGQWSGQGGFNVEGDFVEAPSQMLEEMFRDKTIISSFAKNYKTGATIPADLFERMNAADAYGRGRWVQRQLLYANYSLQLHDRPPADVDFDALLQEDTKRFSPFTFVDGDRMYTSFTHLTGYASNYYTYVLDKVIAVDFFAQFDKANLLDGPTAMRYRRTVLEQGATRPAAVLVKDFLGRPQSIDALKTWMMVEFQPAPKETAAGGK
- a CDS encoding heme-degrading domain-containing protein produces the protein MALTDTSEDLAAIARQEAKLIFPTFDAETAWRLGTSLRELAVARGHAIVIDIRRFGHPHQPLFYTALAGTTPDNARWVEHKSNVVARFHRSSYQVGLYLKHNNTTLVEKYSLSDSEYATHGGSFPIHVAGAGIIGSVTVSGLPQREDHNLVVEALCHELRLDHDKLRLPG
- a CDS encoding NAD(P)/FAD-dependent oxidoreductase, whose amino-acid sequence is MKRAAIVGAGPNGLSAAITLARAGVATTVFEAAETVGGAARTAELTLPGFRHDVGSSVYPLGVASPFFRQLPLEQFGLRWIEPAAAMAHPLADGSAVMLEHSLEATAAGLGEDAAAWRRLMEPLVESWTELCGELLGPVLHVPRHPLLLARFGVFAMLPATALGKMLFRGERARALFAGCAAHSVRPLESVMSAAVGLVLGAAGHAFGWPIAEGGAQAISDALAAYFVSLGGEIRTGAKISDLRELGEVDAILCDVSPQQLRQIAGARLSQGYAKKMERFAYGPGAFKVDWALSEAIPWRAKECLRAATVHVGGTMEEIAAAESAPWRGEIAARPFVLVTQPSLFDATRAPAGKHTAWGYCHVPNGWEGSAVEAIEAQMERFAPGFRECVLARHVMGTQALEDWDANLIGGDISGGAMTVGQMVARPALSLYRTGAKGLYLCSASTPPGGGVHGMCGHLAAVQALRDSGKT